In the Clostridium cellulovorans 743B genome, CATCTCTTTAAAACAATTTGATTTTTGTTTTTTTTGAGGTGTCCCGAAATTACTCTATTAGTTAATAATAATCTTTAAATTCTAACAATAATTATGTAATATTGATAGTTCCAATGCTACAACATGAAGTAGATCCACAGCAAGAACAGCTGTTACATGAGCTAACTCCTGAAGATGCAGCTGTTTCTGAAAGAGTCATAGTTTCATCTAATTCGATGATATCTATTCCTTCAAAAGCGCTATCAACATTTAATTCTAATTCTTCAATTAGTAAATTGCTATTCATAATAATTCCCTCCTAAAATATTATTTATTTTATTAACCCTTTGATTAATTGATTAAGTGATTTTGATTGTTCCAATGCTACAACATGAAGTAGATCCACAGCAAGAACAGCTGTTGCATGAGCTAACTCCTGAAGATGCAGCTGTTTCTGAAAGAGTCATAGTTTCATCTAATTCGATAATATCTATTCCTTCAAAAGCACTATCAACATTTAATTCTAACTCTTCAATTAATAAGTTACTATTCATAACCTCGCCTCCTTCCCCACATACTCATATCAAAACTGCTTATTACGTAAAATTAATTATGTAATAGAAATTGTTTTGATACTGCAGCAAGAAGTAGATCCACAGCAAGAACAGCTGTTGCATGAACTAACTCCTGAAGATGCAGCTGTTTCTGAAAGAGTCATAGTTTCATCTAATTCGATGATGTCTATTCCTTCAAAAGCGCTGTCAACATTCATTTCTAATTCTTCAATTAATAAGTCAGCATTCATAGTCCATCCCCCTTCCTAAACTATAAATTAAATATATATAACTTATATATTTTATCTAAATTAATATTTTTTTACTAAAAAATATAGGAATATAGAAAAAAATATAAGATATATTCCACTAACAACACTTTTCATTTTTAATTTTTTTATTTTAGTGTCCTCACTCAAAAACATATTTAGCAACAACATTATAGATAACGTATACATTTGCAAGTGCTTAGACTGACACTTTAAATTTTTAATTTCTATCATTGTAGTAGCTAAAACAATAAAAATTTTACACTACTCACTTTCTAAAACATAATTGAATACTTAAAGAGTTAAAGAATGCCTTAAGAAACTTAATTTCATGCTAAAAACCTTAGTACTAGAAGCTTGTCCAATAAAACTTCTTTCTGCTAGCAATTTTCACATGATTTCATTTAGAAACCACAATACGGATAATAGAAAACCTCCATTATTTATAGTTTATGATGCACCTATAACACCTTACCTAACTACTTATAATTCAATAAATAGAATTTTCAATATTGAATATACTTATATGTAAAATCAATTATTTTTCATATATTATAAATTATAAAAATTTTTCCGTTTTTTAATTACATTAACTATTTGTTTAAATTTTTTTTAATATCTTATGATTATTCCTCTTGTTTCTACCTTAACTTATTATTTTATATGTGTCAATTTGTTTCATTTTACCATTTTCGACATATTACTTCACATAAATCTAAATACTTGTTTTTGGTATATTTTTGACTATTTTTAAATATTTTTAATATTGTTAATAATCTTACTCAAATGCCACATCAACCATTCGTGCAACGGTATTTTTTTGTAATTAATTCCACTATTAAACTCTTTCAATATTAATTAATTCCTTTACATATACCATGAAAAAATTTATAACTTACTATGAAAAAATTTGCACTTAAATCATTTAAATTTTATTAAACTCTACATAAAAAAAATTGATAAATATATATTTATTTTTTTTGAATTTTGGTCATTTTTTTTGTTGTTGAGGTCAATTATGAGAAATGTAATGAAGTTATAAACATCCTGATCTTTTTTCAATAAGGCTCGATTTAACTTAAATTTGCAAAGTAGCTGTAAATAATAAAAATCCTTGTAATTTCAAGGATTTTTATTTCATACGGTATTAATATTTATAAAGTTTTGCTCCATGTGCTGGTATCTTCACAGATAACTCTTCATTTTCACAAGTAAATGTTTCCTTTGTCCAAAGTTCCTTAAATTTCAAGCCTACAAAGGTTTCCTTATTCACAATAGTTGGTGAAACTTTAATCACTCTTTCCTCATCAGCAAGATTAAATACAGTTAGATACTTACAATCCCCTACCTTATGCTCACTATACCATACACAATGCACCGAATCTCGAACTAGCTGTCTAGCATTATGAGAAAAAGTCAGAAGGCTAAGTACTTCACTGTTAGTTAGCAATTTCTCAGTCCACTCATCAAGAAGTGTAAGTTCTCCTCCAATCATCAACGGTGAACGGAACACACACCAAAGAGTCATCATAGTAATCTGTTCATCTCTTGTTAAATGTGTCATATGCTCATCAGCAAAGCCTTTCCCTAACATACCAACTGGAAGCATATCACAATCTGGATAGCCACCTTTATCCACATGGTTCTGCCATAATTCACAGCGTTCAAACATATTAAGAACTAGCCTCCAATCATCCCAGAAATCATCTGTAATACGCCACATGTCAGCATACTTTTCATAGTGCCATGCTTCTTCAATACGTGCTGGTCCTGGTGATAGACTTAGTACCATCGGACGTCCACATTGCTGTATTGCTTTATGCAACATTTCGATTTCTTTTTTAGAAGAGGCTGCATCCATACGGCAGATATCATCACATTTAATAAAGTCAACACCCCACTCTGCATAAAGATTCATAATAGAATTATAATATTCCTGTGATCCTTCATCTTCTGGTATCACTCCATACATATCTGGATTCCAACTACAAATTGAGTATGGACTTGCAATTTCATTAGCTGTTTTATCTGTTCCTAAAATTTTTGTATGATTATGCGCAGCAATTCTTGGTATC is a window encoding:
- a CDS encoding thiazolylpeptide-type bacteriocin — translated: MNSNLLIEELELNVDSAFEGIDIIELDETMTLSETAASSGVSSCNSCSCCGSTSCCSIGTINIT
- a CDS encoding thiazolylpeptide-type bacteriocin codes for the protein MNSNLLIEELELNVDSAFEGIDIIELDETMTLSETAASSGVSSCNSCSCCGSTSCCSIGTIKIT
- a CDS encoding thiazolylpeptide-type bacteriocin, whose protein sequence is MNADLLIEELEMNVDSAFEGIDIIELDETMTLSETAASSGVSSCNSCSCCGSTSCCSIKTISIT
- a CDS encoding alpha-galactosidase — translated: MNKNFLISSPPMGWNSYDYYDTTVNEDNIKANADYMAANLKEYGWEYIVVDIEWYSYDAGTQRDKHQYIPFWRVEMDEYSRLLPCPERFPSSANGQGFKPLADYVHSLGLKFGIHIMRGIPRIAAHNHTKILGTDKTANEIASPYSICSWNPDMYGVIPEDEGSQEYYNSIMNLYAEWGVDFIKCDDICRMDAASSKKEIEMLHKAIQQCGRPMVLSLSPGPARIEEAWHYEKYADMWRITDDFWDDWRLVLNMFERCELWQNHVDKGGYPDCDMLPVGMLGKGFADEHMTHLTRDEQITMMTLWCVFRSPLMIGGELTLLDEWTEKLLTNSEVLSLLTFSHNARQLVRDSVHCVWYSEHKVGDCKYLTVFNLADEERVIKVSPTIVNKETFVGLKFKELWTKETFTCENEELSVKIPAHGAKLYKY